The genome window AAACAACCCGCGATGCCGTATTAAGATTCACCGCGCCATCCCCATAAACCGTTACAAAGGAAGACAGCTTCTTTAGGATCTCCGGCGTCATTCCTTTGACGAGCAAAAGTTCATCGATGAGTTCAAAATCACTATTTTTCGGCTCGTAAGGAAATTGGAGATTTTCATAATAAGCATCGCTCGAAAAACCCTCGATCTCACTTTCACCGTATTCACGCCAATCAATGATCGACAAAGCAAGGGCGTGAGCCTGCTCACTGTCCCATCGCATCACATCAGCGATCAGGCGCTTTAGACCTAGCAAATCGATCTTATTGACATTGGCCTTACGCTCCTCATCAATAACCCCGAAGCGTTTCTGAAAATTTACCGCCGCATCATCAAAAGCATCGTAGCTGACTTCACCGACAGAATTTTCTATCTCAATTCCCCGATAATATCTGTCATTATTATATAGGTTTATCTTTCCCTGGACCGATAAAACTTGATTATTTTCTAAAAATTCGCTTTGGATCAGCACGATCGCTTTCTTAACCCCCGCTTGCGCGATATCATTAAGCCGCGCGCGTTGTTCCAGCCGGGCAAGCAGAATAATTTTCTGCCTGACACCAACTCCGAGATAAACCGCAAAAATACTGAGCAAGGTCATCGCCCACAAAGCAAAGACCAGAATACTGCCATTTCTTTTATGGTAGAATAACGGCTTCATTAGTTACCCACCGGAATTGATATAACTTTTTTCATCTGGCCAATGCCTTGGCCTTGCTTGAATTTAATATCAACCAGAACAAACGAAGGAATGGCATCTTTCCCCTTGTTTTCTATGACGTAGCCGCGGTTGGTCTTGTAACCGTATTGGAACGTTACCGACTCAATGGACTTTAAAATTGGCTGGTCCGGGCCAAACTTATTTTTCAAAGCTTGGCTAAAATTGGCTTGCCGACGATATAGGTTGCGGCGATTCTCGTCAAAATAATATTCAACGCGGCCGATCTCCTTTGCGTAACCAGCCTCTTCGACGCCTTTAACCTTCTTTTGATCGATCAGCGTTGATACGATCGTCGCAAATGTAATGCGCCCCGGTTTTCCGTCAAATCCTATATGAGAATAGACTGAATAATTACGCAAATCTCCCTCTAATTTCTCAAAAAATAAAGAAATGTCTTCTTCAATGATCGGGCGGCAACCTCTCTCCCAGATCTTTAATCCGTTCGCGAACGCATTAAAAACCGCCAAGCTGATAACGGAAAACAAAGAGGCGACCAACAGCATCTCAACCAAGGTAAACGCCGATTTTCTATTTACAGCCCGACGTCGTCGATTTCCCGCAACATTAATATGGTTTGTGGTTTTTATCATCGTATTAAAAATCAGCAATGTAGGCACTGCGCGAGAGAGTTTTCTTTTGAACACCTTCAGCCCAAGACACCGAAACGGTAAGGTCATAAAGGCTTTCTAATCCATCAACGCTTTTAAAATCTAGCACATAACGAAAATCGACCGGGCGATTGTTGATCAAAACTGTTTTTACCTCTTGTTGGGAACCAAAAACAATTTCATTCTTTTCCCGGAAGATTCGCTCGGTGGTCTCAATTTTTTGGCTTAAAAGATCTAAGGCGTGCAGACGATAAACAACATGGTTGGAATAATTCAAGGAGATAAAGAATATTCGGTAAATAAAAACGATCCCGGAAGCCAAAACGGCTACGGCCACCATTAATTCAACGAACGAAAAACCAAAACGGTTTTTAGTCGCCCCAATTGGTAACGTCGTCGTCTTCTTTGCTTTCATTTTTTCCTTTTGAATAAAGATCGTAATCAGAGCGATGTTCACCCGGTGAGGCATATTCATACGACCGACCCCATGGGTCAACCGGCTTTCTTTCAATGTAAGGCCCGTTCCAATTGGAAGCCGCAGGATTACCGCTCGGCTTTGATAAAAGCGCATCAAGCCCTTGGCTTGTGGTAGGAAAATTGCCGTTATCAAGCTCATAAAGCTTAAGGGCTGTGGCTAAATGCGCGTCGACATCCGCCTTCGCCGCCGCAACTTTTGCCTGGTCGGATCGTCCGGTCAAACGCGGGATGATCATGGCCGATAAAGCGCCAATGATAATAACAACCAGCATGATTTCAACCAGAGTAAAAGCGCTTAATGCACGCTCTTTTCTTATTGTTCTATTTTGTTTTCCTTTGATCATAGTTCCTCCTTTATTATTTCAAATAAACAACCCAATCATTTTCAAAATCTTGAACCGAACGGATCCTTGGATATGCACCGCGTAAAGCTTCTGCCATGGTTCTTCCTTCCCTCAAATACCGACAGAGCAACCCAAAACTATCACTGCCGTATTTTTTCATAAGAAAATCTACGACCGAAACACTTTGCCCATAAAAAAGACTGGCCAACGATTGATCTTTTACTTTACGTATATCCCAATTCATAAAAACATCGAATGGAATATACATCTTTTTGGCAACAAGCCGAGGCATAACCTCCTGCGCTTGACTTCGTTTATCGGATTCGTAGAACTGAGCAACACCTTCCTCGAACCACAAAGGCATTTTCACTTCAAAGCCTACGAAATCCCTCAAGACAAGATGGCTGATCTCATGAGGAAGTATTCCATCGATGAATCCTTCTTCTTGCCGAAAGGTGGCAATGAGCCGCGAGTGAAAAAGATACGAATCGCTATCGGCATATCCCCGCGACCATGCGGGCTGCCCGGTGCTACGGCTAAATGCCGCCTGATCCGCGAAAATAATGATCCGAACACGTTCTTCCCAAGTCCAGGAATTCGTATGCCTCGCATAACCGATCTTGCGCGTGATCTTATCGTAATAATCTTCCGATGCATTCAGGATTTTTCGCGCCGCCGGTTCATCTTGTTTAAAATTGTAATAAACAACAAAATGTTTTCCTTTAAGTTGCTGCCAAGGGCTTTCTTGCGCCCCCTCGCCTGCTTGAATGCAAAAAAGGGCTATAAAAATCCCAAAAAATAGATTTCGTATCGTCATTTAATCATTAGCGCGCCAAGACATCCATCTGGAATATCGGCAACATCATGGCGATCACGATAAATCCGACAATTAGTCCGACGGCTAAAATCATTGCGGGTTCAAGAAGAGTCGTTAATGTTTTAATGATCTCGTCTGTTTCTTGTTCGTAAGAGGCCGCGACATCACGCAGTGCTTCTTCCAGAAGCCCTGCCTCCTCTCCCACCACGATAAAATTAACCATGATAGAAGGAACGATCTTAGAATGTTTTAAGCCATGTCCGAGCGTCGATCCCGATTCTAGATCTTTTTTAAGCCCGGATAGTTCTTGGCGGATCTTTTCATTGGAAAGAATTGGTAAAGCAATATCGATCGCCTTTATGATCTGAACTCCGCTTTTTAAAAGAAGTTCTAATGTCTTCGCAAAACGCGCGAGTTCCGACTTAAGAATAAGGTTCCCAAACAAAGGCAATTGTAACTTAAAAACACTTAAGCTCAATCGTCCTGCGTTTGTTTTTGCCCAACGGTCCAGCAAGATCCCGGCGACAACAACAACCAAAAGGATCCAAAACCATCCCGTCCTTAACGCATCGCTTGCCTGCATGAGGATCTTAGTTGGCAGAGGAAGGCTTTCTCCGGCTTCAATAAAAAGATTTGTGATCCGCGGCATAACAAACGTTAAAATAAAAACGATCGTGGCAAGGCCGACAACTCCCATAACGACCGGATAAGCTAAGGCCGTACGTACTTTTGACGACAACTCTTCTTGACTGCGTTGATATTCGGCAATGCGTAACAGCATTTCTTTTAAACTGCCTCCCTCTTCTCCTACCTTGATCATCGCGACATAAAAAGATGAGAAGACAGCCGGATAATCCGCAAGGCAGTTGGAAAGAGAGCGGCCTTCTTTAACTCCTTTTTGAATTCCAAAAATGATCTCTTTTAAATAAGGATTTTGCGCCTGTTCCCCGATGATAGTCAACGCGCGCAACAAAGAAACGCCCGACTTATTTAAATTGGCTAATTGTTGGCTAAAGATATACAGATCTTTTGATCTTATTTTCTTGGCTGACAATGACCCTTTCCCAGCGGAGGAAGATTTTCTCTCTTCAATAGCGATCGGAAGAAGCCCTTCACGATGCAGCATGTCGATCGCTTCATCCTGGTTTTGCGCCTCCAAGTGTCCGGAGATAGTTTCCGTTTGCCCTTTACGTGCTTTGTAATGAAATGTCGGCATAAGATTTTTCCTTAAAAGTTTTTATGCGTTTGTACTTTCTTTTTCCGGAACCCTCAGCTTCACAAATTCGCTAATTTTAACGCGGTCAGCGCTGGTGATGTCGAGATAGTAGACGGCGATATTAAACGTATTGCGCTGGTCATCTTCTTCAACGCGGCAAACCTTAGCCAAGCAGTCGATGCTGGGTTGTTTTGGGTCTAACTGTATCTTAACTTCTAAGATGGATTCGACCGACATTGGTTGCGCCGCAATAAACAATAGCCCTCCGGCGCTTAAATTCTTTGTTGCGGTTGAATGCTCAACATTATCACCCTTTAACGCAAAGGCATCATCCTTGGCTTCAACTTGAAAAACTTTATAACGGATCGCTACTTTAGTTGCCGCGCGAGGGTAGATCCTCCCCCCATATTGATTTTCAGTCGCCAGAACTTCCTTGCTAACAACACGATTCGCGACAGGAACATCTGCAGTCATCGGCGCAGTGATCGTTTTTATTTCTTTTTTTACCTTCTCATTCTGAGGAACTACTTCTTTCTGCATCCAAGAGTAGTCTTCCTTCGTCGTTACATTCATAACTTCCGACGGAGTGGTAACGCCTTCAATGACTTTTCGCCAGCCGTCCTGCCGCAGTGTTACCATGCCTCGCGTCATAGCCAGTTGTTTGATGTGATCTGCTCGCGGCTTTTCCAAAACAGCCGCTTTAATGACATCATCCATCACCAATATCTCATGAATTCCTGTACGCCCATAAAAACCGGTATGATTACACTGATCACAGCCGCGCCCCTGATAAATCCTTATTTGATCAATATTGGGCATTCTCAAGGCTTCGGAAATTTCTTTTTTGATCTCCAGAAAAGGGCTCATCGCTTGTTCTTTGCAATTAGGGCAAATAACCCGAACAAGGCGCTGCGCCACAAATGCTTCAATGCTGGAAGAAACCAAGTAAGATTCTAGGCCCATCTCGATAAGCCTGGTTACACCGCTCGCAGCATCATTGGTATGCAAAGTCGAAAAAACAAGGTGTCCAGTTAAAGCGGTCCGTATCGCAATTTCGGCCGTCTCCAGATCGCGGACTTCACCGACCATGATAATATCCGGGTCGTGACGCAAAACACTGCGTAACCCGGCCGCAAATGTTAAATTGACTTTCGGACTTACCTGGATCTGGGTCACATTTTCCATTTCATATTCAATAGGGTCTTCAATGGTAATGATCTTTCGCTCGGCAGAATTAATTTCATTCAAACAGGCATAAAGAGTGGTGGTTTTCCCGCTTCCGGTAGGGCCGGTCACAAAAATGATCCCGTGAGGCTTCTTGATGAGCTCCCGGAATATTTGCACATTTTTCAAATAAAGGCCGAGTTTCTCCAGGCTAAAAAGCATTACCTTGGTAGGCAGGATTCTGATCACCATGCTTTCCCCGCTGGGAGTCGGAATGGTTGAAATACGCAAATCGAGTGTCTGCTCATTAGTTTTGACCACCGCGCTTCCGTCTTGCGGAAGGCGTTTCTCAACAATGCTCAAATTGGCCATGATCTTAATTCGCGAAAGAATAGGCAAAAGAAAATGTTTAACTTCGGAAGGCAAATTAGCATCAACCAAAACACCATCAATACGATAACGAAATCTCACCTTATCGCGGTAAGGTTCAATATGAATATCGGTCGCGCGTTTCTGATACGCCTCAAGAATAATTTGATTAACAAGTTTGATGACGGAGGCGTCTTCACTTTTCTTTTCAATGTCCTCGACGGATTTCTCCGACGTGGAAGCCGCGGCTGTTCTTTTAACAACATCCTTGCTTAAAATACGGTCAATGGTATCTGCCGCTAATCCATAATATTTTTTTATGGCATCAATGATGTCATCTTCAAGCGCTAAAACCATTTTGGGCTCAAGGCCAAGATGAACGCGCAGTTCATCTTGAACTTTAATATCTAAAGGCGAATTAACCGCTAAGGTCAGCACACGATTTTCAATTTTAACCGGCATAAATTTATAGTACCAGACAAAGCGCACCGGGATTCTTTCGATGACACTTTTCTCGATCACGGAATTCCTTAAATCAACCGTCGCCAAGTTGAGCGCCGCGGAAAGAGCGATAAGAATTTGTTCTTTGTTCACAAGGGCCAAGCGCAAAAGATAATGCTCAAACGATTCGGCAACACGCTGAGCCTGGATAAGAGCATTTTGCGCGTCTTCCGACGATAAAACCTTATTCTTTACTAAAGCATCCGCAAGAAGTTTTTCTGTCTGTCTGTTCATCATAGAATTTTAGAGATAAATTTTATGCTACAGGGGCTTTCCCGATCATATAGAACGCTTCCGGCTTTACCTTGTCATAAACTCCGCTTAAAATCTTAGCACAGCTTTCAACATTGTCTTCCAGCTTAACAAACTCTCCCTTTTTCCCGGTAAAAACCTCGCTGACCGTAAAGGGTTGTGTCATAAAATTAAATAACTTTTGCGCGCGGCTATAGATCAAACGGTCATCCTTATTAAGTTCTTCAACGCCGATAACGGCAACAATTCTTTTTAATGAATTAAACTTATTAAAATGCGTAATAACATTTTGAGCGATATCAAAATGTCTTCGCCCGACGATGTTGGGATCAAGATTTGAACAGGAACTCATTGTAGGGTCAATGGCCGGATACATACCTTTTTGAACTAAATCCCGCGAAAGAACAATAACGCCGTCTAAATAACTAAAGATCGCAACGACCGCCGGGTCTGTCATATCGTCGGCAGGAACGTAAACAGCCTGCAAGGCCGTAACAGAACCGCCGCCTTCCAAAGAACGAATTCTCTCTTGGACCGCGCTAACTTCAGAAGCGAGGGTAGGTTGATACCCCGTTTCGGCAGGAACTCGCCCTAAAAGCGTTGAAACTTCCTGTCCTCCTTGAATAAAGCGGAAAAGATTGTCCATAAACAACAACACATCTTTATTTTTAGATTGAATATATTCGGCCAATGTAATTCCGGTGTTGACAACTTCCGCGCGCGCGCCCGGAGGCTGATCCATCTGGCCGAACGTCATCATAACCTTTGAAATAAGTTTATGCTCTGTTAACTCATGAAAAAGTTCGTTTCCTTCGCGGATCCGTTCGCCGATCCCCGTAAAAACACAGGCGCCGCTGTGTTCCTTAACGATATTATTCATGAGCTCAAGGATAACGACTGTTTTTCCGCAACCGGCTCCTCCTAAAATCCCGGTTTTACTTCCTTTAACCAAAGGGAAAAGAAGGTCAATGTATTTCATTCCCGTTTCCAGGATTTGCGGTTTTTCCCCTTTCTTTCTTTTAAGATCAAAAGGAACCTGCTTAATATGGCGCCGGATCGGCGTTGTCATTGTTGCGGCAATCGGGCCGGCATTGTCTAAGGGCTTTCCGGTCGCGTCCATAACGCGTCCATAACATTCGTCTCCAATCGGAATGGCAATAGGCTGAAAAGTGTTATAGCAAGCGGCGTGGAGCTGAAGGTTCAAGGTGTCGCTTAAGGCAACGCATTTGACGACTTTCGTTGTCAAATGTTCGGCGCATTGTAAAATAACACGGCGTTTGTCAAATGTATAAGCTTCGATAACGTCATACAGCGCCGGGATATCTTTGGGATTGTCAAAGCTCACGTCAACAACCGGCCCCTGGACCGAAACGATCTTTCCTAATCCTCGACGACGTTCCGGAGGCTTGACGGCCGCCGCCAATGGCGCGGAAGGTCCGGGAACTTGGCTTTGATCTTCGGGTTTTGGTTCTTGATTTTCCATAAATATAAGAAATTCTTTTGATTACCTTCGGGTCATTAACCGAGAGGTAAAAACCTCTCTCATACTTTTATCAATGTCGCCTTTTTTAGCTTTATTAAATGCCATCTGAACGCCTTTTTTTTCTTTTTGCATCTTCTGCAAACTCGCCTCTAATTGTTGCGATTGAGCCGCGGCTTCGGAAATAGCCGTATCGTGAAGCATTTCATAAATACGACAGACCAGCCACATGTCCGCTAAATAACCGATAATATCAATTGGATCAGATTCTTCAATAACACGCTCAATGGCATCAACAAACTCGGCTTGTTTTGTTAAAAGCTCTTCACATGGAAGAAGCTTAATAACTCTCGGCTTTTGGACCAAGAAGTTCTTTGACCAAGGATAGATAACAATGGCCTTGCCCAATCTTTCTTCAAGAACTTCTTTGATAAGATAATCTTTGATATTAATAGCTGTTTGATAATACCCCGTTGCCTCGATCTCTTCAAAAACTTTCATGTTGCGCCCCGGAGCGGCCAGCTTTGCCGCTCCTTTCTTCCCGACAGCGATCAAAACAGAATCAGGAAATTTCGCCTGTTCGGCAAGCGCGGCTCGGATAACACGGGTATTAAGGTCTCCCATGAAGCCCGCTTCCGACGTGATAACAACAATTCCCGTTGCCGGATTATCATTGGAAACTAAAGGATGCCGGATCCTAGAAAAACTGATCATGCGAAAGAACTCAACAAACGATTCCCCGAAACGCATAAACCTATCTTTACGATTAGCCAATGTGTGAAATTTATTCGACGCCACATCTTTTAAAACCTGGATAATGGCGACCAATTCGATCATATCCTCCAGGTCGCCCTTAATTTTATTGGCTTTACCCATTTCTTTTTAAAAACAGCCTTTCTACTCGCCTTCAACCTTTTGCTTCAAGGCCGCGCCTGCTTCTTTGATCGTGTTCGCTAAACTGCCGTCCAGCGCCAAGCTTCCAAATCTAAGAACGACACCGCCAACGATCTTCGGGTCGACTGTCGCATTGACCTTGATCTCGCGATTCAGTTTTCCCTTGATGACTTTCGCAAGTTTTTCCTTGGCTGCTTCGTCAAGCGGATTAACAGAGACAACGTCTGCCGTGTCAATGTCCTGACTGATTTGCGCCATGTCAACTTTGTCTAACCCGTCAATGAATTCACTCACTAACTGCGTGTCCAAAGCCTTTTTAGCATCGGCGCTTAAGATCTGATTTAAGACCTCAATGGCATGATCAACAGTTTTAATTTCTGTTTCTTTCTCGATTTCTTGGCGGATCTTATCTTTCGTGCTCTGGGCCTTGGCAATAATTTCTTCGCCGTCATCACGAGCTTTCTTGATGATCTTATCGCGTTCAACACGCGCTGCCTCTTCAGCCTCTAGGATCATTTTCTTAGTTAGTTTATCAGCCTCTTCTTTTCTTTTTCCAAGCTCTTCTTCGGCTTCTTTGATCTTGCGTGTCAGCTCTGCTTGTTTCGTACGGACAAGCTCAGTATCTTTGTCTAAGCGTTTTAATGCCCCGTCGGTGCTTGAGATAAAGATCCGATGCAAAACAAACAACACCGCACCGGTCACAACAGCCATCAGGATCAAGAATTGCAAGATAAGCATAACGACATTCATAATTTTTTTCTCCCTCTTAAAAACATTTCGCGCTAAATTCCATCGCTATCATCATTAAGGACTAACTACGCTATTAATAATTCCTGCTGATAATTATTTTTAGCATTTTTCATTTTTGGCAAAGAATCACTTGAATCGATCAAGATCATATACGCGATCATCAAAAGGACCACTGAAACAAACTCGATCATAACAACCCAGATAAAGATATCCATCTGAATAGCGGAATTCTTGCTGGGAAAATGAGCCAACTTATTCAACATCTGATATCCTAGAAATCCTATTCCGATGCAAGGGATCGCCATAATGATAAACGTGCATGCAATTAAAAATATCCCCGCGCCCCAAGCGTCCCCGCTCATATCTTTTACCTTCCAAATAACTGGAATATGATTAGAATCGCAATAATAGAAATGGCTTCAACGAACGTCAAAAGCACGATCATCCCCATAAAAATCTTTGACGCCGCCGATGGATTTCGCCCCAAAGCTTTAATAACGGCATAGCCTAAAACCGCGATAACAACCGACGGACCCATAACCGCAATGAACATGATGGAAATGATAATAAGCGTTTCCGCCATGGCCGCGCCGGAATTTCCGAATATATCAAATTTTCTAAAACTAATCTTTTTCTTCAGCATACGCGATATCGTCTTTGTCTGATTTTTTCTCTACTTTGGGGCGTTCTTTTTGTTCGATAAGAATAATGCAATCATTTGCAAAAAATCTTATAAGCCCAACCTTGATCGGGATACTTTCCTTCCAATCAACAATGATACTGCCCTCTTTTAAAATACCAAGCACAGGATAATGATACGGCAAAATTTCATACTCACCCTGGTCGCCGGTCAAAAAAAGGCTTTGAACTTCATTCTCGTAAACAAGAGCATCCGGAGTCATAACGGTGCACTTAAAAGTACTTCGATAACTACCCATAGGTCAACCTACTTTGCCTTAGCTTCCTCAGGCTTTTTGGTTGTCGCCGCGTCAAGGGCATCCACGCCAACATTTTGATCACCGTCTGTTTCGTCGTCTTCCTTAGGTCTTTTTGCGATAATTTCTTTGAGATACTCATCTAAGACAGCATCCATCCCCTTGTTGATCGCATCATCCAATTTTCTTTTCTCGCGAATTGTTTTAACGAGATCCGGGTCTTTTTTTCTGGCGAATTCCAAGATTTCTTGTTGAAAAACCTTTACTTCAGGGATCATCATTTCATAGAGGACTTTTTTCTTTAAAGCATAAAAAATAAAAACCTGAGCCTCAAGCGCTACGGGACTATCTTTATCCTGCTTTAATAATTCGCCTAAGATCTCACCGCCTTTAAGTTGTTGAATAGCCTCTTCCGATTGTCCGGAAGATTTAAGTTTTGAGATGCGCATTAGCTCTTTATACTGAACGTATTCCAAACGTAACGAACCGCTTAGCTGCTTGATCGCCGGCCACTGAACTTTGCTTCCGACGCGAGAAACCGATAAACCCAGATCAACGGCCGGTTTTTGACCTTCTCCAAATAACGGCGTACTCATATAGATCTGTCCATCGGTCATGGAAACTAAGTTCGAAGAAATATAACCCGTTAAATCGCCTTCTAGGATTTCGACAATAGGAAAAAAAGTCATGGAACCGCCTCCATGGTCTTTGTCCATAAAAGCCGCGCGCTCGATCATTCTTGAATGCAAATAGAAAATATCTCCCGGATAAGAGTCGCGCCCCGGAGGACGGCCTAATAAAAGAGAGATCTCTCGATAGCACCACGCATGCTTAGTAAAATCGTCAAAGACCACAAAGACATCCTTGCTTTGACGCATATAATATTCACCGATCGAGCACGCCACATAGGGAGCTAAATATTGCTGCCCCGGAGGGCTGGATGCGGCCGCAGAAACGATCAGGCTATAATTAAAGCAGTCATGATCCTGGAACAGTTGCACAACCTTGGCGAGTGAAGACCTTGATTTTCCGATACAACAATAAATACAAATAACGTTGGTGTTTTTTTGATTGAGGATCGTATCCGTTGCGACAGTTGTTTTTCCGGTCATTTTATCGCCTAAAATTAATTCTCGCTGACCGAATCCAACCGGGATCATCGTATCAATAAGCTTAATGCCCGTTTCCAGTGTCTTGCGCAACGGTTCCCTGGTCAAAATAGCAGGCGCCTCGACAAAGATCGGATACATCTCATCGTATTCTAAGGGGCCGAGCCCGTCTAATGTTTCTCCTAAAGGATTAACAATTCTACCGATCAATTTATTTCCGACGGGAGTGTTGAAAGGTTCCAGCGTTGCGATGGCCTTGTCACCGGTTTTGATCTTTTCTGTTTCTTTAACAATAAGAACTTGAGCCTCGTTTTCATCAAAACCGACGATAATGCCTTCGGTGCCATAGCCGAATTTAATAAGCTGTCCGTTAATGCAGTTTTTAAAACCCATGACAACGACGATACATCCTCGAATGCATCGCACTGTCCCAAATTCCGTATAACGCAAATCAACCAACGATGA of Candidatus Omnitrophota bacterium contains these proteins:
- a CDS encoding prepilin-type N-terminal cleavage/methylation domain-containing protein, with amino-acid sequence MIKTTNHINVAGNRRRRAVNRKSAFTLVEMLLVASLFSVISLAVFNAFANGLKIWERGCRPIIEEDISLFFEKLEGDLRNYSVYSHIGFDGKPGRITFATIVSTLIDQKKVKGVEEAGYAKEIGRVEYYFDENRRNLYRRQANFSQALKNKFGPDQPILKSIESVTFQYGYKTNRGYVIENKGKDAIPSFVLVDIKFKQGQGIGQMKKVISIPVGN
- a CDS encoding prepilin-type N-terminal cleavage/methylation domain-containing protein yields the protein MKAKKTTTLPIGATKNRFGFSFVELMVAVAVLASGIVFIYRIFFISLNYSNHVVYRLHALDLLSQKIETTERIFREKNEIVFGSQQEVKTVLINNRPVDFRYVLDFKSVDGLESLYDLTVSVSWAEGVQKKTLSRSAYIADF
- the gspG gene encoding type II secretion system major pseudopilin GspG, which encodes MIKGKQNRTIRKERALSAFTLVEIMLVVIIIGALSAMIIPRLTGRSDQAKVAAAKADVDAHLATALKLYELDNGNFPTTSQGLDALLSKPSGNPAASNWNGPYIERKPVDPWGRSYEYASPGEHRSDYDLYSKGKNESKEDDDVTNWGD
- a CDS encoding type II secretion system F family protein, which produces MPTFHYKARKGQTETISGHLEAQNQDEAIDMLHREGLLPIAIEERKSSSAGKGSLSAKKIRSKDLYIFSQQLANLNKSGVSLLRALTIIGEQAQNPYLKEIIFGIQKGVKEGRSLSNCLADYPAVFSSFYVAMIKVGEEGGSLKEMLLRIAEYQRSQEELSSKVRTALAYPVVMGVVGLATIVFILTFVMPRITNLFIEAGESLPLPTKILMQASDALRTGWFWILLVVVVAGILLDRWAKTNAGRLSLSVFKLQLPLFGNLILKSELARFAKTLELLLKSGVQIIKAIDIALPILSNEKIRQELSGLKKDLESGSTLGHGLKHSKIVPSIMVNFIVVGEEAGLLEEALRDVAASYEQETDEIIKTLTTLLEPAMILAVGLIVGFIVIAMMLPIFQMDVLAR
- a CDS encoding ATPase, T2SS/T4P/T4SS family gives rise to the protein MMNRQTEKLLADALVKNKVLSSEDAQNALIQAQRVAESFEHYLLRLALVNKEQILIALSAALNLATVDLRNSVIEKSVIERIPVRFVWYYKFMPVKIENRVLTLAVNSPLDIKVQDELRVHLGLEPKMVLALEDDIIDAIKKYYGLAADTIDRILSKDVVKRTAAASTSEKSVEDIEKKSEDASVIKLVNQIILEAYQKRATDIHIEPYRDKVRFRYRIDGVLVDANLPSEVKHFLLPILSRIKIMANLSIVEKRLPQDGSAVVKTNEQTLDLRISTIPTPSGESMVIRILPTKVMLFSLEKLGLYLKNVQIFRELIKKPHGIIFVTGPTGSGKTTTLYACLNEINSAERKIITIEDPIEYEMENVTQIQVSPKVNLTFAAGLRSVLRHDPDIIMVGEVRDLETAEIAIRTALTGHLVFSTLHTNDAASGVTRLIEMGLESYLVSSSIEAFVAQRLVRVICPNCKEQAMSPFLEIKKEISEALRMPNIDQIRIYQGRGCDQCNHTGFYGRTGIHEILVMDDVIKAAVLEKPRADHIKQLAMTRGMVTLRQDGWRKVIEGVTTPSEVMNVTTKEDYSWMQKEVVPQNEKVKKEIKTITAPMTADVPVANRVVSKEVLATENQYGGRIYPRAATKVAIRYKVFQVEAKDDAFALKGDNVEHSTATKNLSAGGLLFIAAQPMSVESILEVKIQLDPKQPSIDCLAKVCRVEEDDQRNTFNIAVYYLDITSADRVKISEFVKLRVPEKESTNA
- the atpD gene encoding F0F1 ATP synthase subunit beta; the encoded protein is MENQEPKPEDQSQVPGPSAPLAAAVKPPERRRGLGKIVSVQGPVVDVSFDNPKDIPALYDVIEAYTFDKRRVILQCAEHLTTKVVKCVALSDTLNLQLHAACYNTFQPIAIPIGDECYGRVMDATGKPLDNAGPIAATMTTPIRRHIKQVPFDLKRKKGEKPQILETGMKYIDLLFPLVKGSKTGILGGAGCGKTVVILELMNNIVKEHSGACVFTGIGERIREGNELFHELTEHKLISKVMMTFGQMDQPPGARAEVVNTGITLAEYIQSKNKDVLLFMDNLFRFIQGGQEVSTLLGRVPAETGYQPTLASEVSAVQERIRSLEGGGSVTALQAVYVPADDMTDPAVVAIFSYLDGVIVLSRDLVQKGMYPAIDPTMSSCSNLDPNIVGRRHFDIAQNVITHFNKFNSLKRIVAVIGVEELNKDDRLIYSRAQKLFNFMTQPFTVSEVFTGKKGEFVKLEDNVESCAKILSGVYDKVKPEAFYMIGKAPVA
- a CDS encoding F0F1 ATP synthase subunit gamma, which translates into the protein MGKANKIKGDLEDMIELVAIIQVLKDVASNKFHTLANRKDRFMRFGESFVEFFRMISFSRIRHPLVSNDNPATGIVVITSEAGFMGDLNTRVIRAALAEQAKFPDSVLIAVGKKGAAKLAAPGRNMKVFEEIEATGYYQTAINIKDYLIKEVLEERLGKAIVIYPWSKNFLVQKPRVIKLLPCEELLTKQAEFVDAIERVIEESDPIDIIGYLADMWLVCRIYEMLHDTAISEAAAQSQQLEASLQKMQKEKKGVQMAFNKAKKGDIDKSMREVFTSRLMTRR
- a CDS encoding F0F1 ATP synthase subunit delta, whose translation is MNVVMLILQFLILMAVVTGAVLFVLHRIFISSTDGALKRLDKDTELVRTKQAELTRKIKEAEEELGKRKEEADKLTKKMILEAEEAARVERDKIIKKARDDGEEIIAKAQSTKDKIRQEIEKETEIKTVDHAIEVLNQILSADAKKALDTQLVSEFIDGLDKVDMAQISQDIDTADVVSVNPLDEAAKEKLAKVIKGKLNREIKVNATVDPKIVGGVVLRFGSLALDGSLANTIKEAGAALKQKVEGE
- the atpA gene encoding F0F1 ATP synthase subunit alpha, whose protein sequence is MVDLRYTEFGTVRCIRGCIVVVMGFKNCINGQLIKFGYGTEGIIVGFDENEAQVLIVKETEKIKTGDKAIATLEPFNTPVGNKLIGRIVNPLGETLDGLGPLEYDEMYPIFVEAPAILTREPLRKTLETGIKLIDTMIPVGFGQRELILGDKMTGKTTVATDTILNQKNTNVICIYCCIGKSRSSLAKVVQLFQDHDCFNYSLIVSAAASSPPGQQYLAPYVACSIGEYYMRQSKDVFVVFDDFTKHAWCYREISLLLGRPPGRDSYPGDIFYLHSRMIERAAFMDKDHGGGSMTFFPIVEILEGDLTGYISSNLVSMTDGQIYMSTPLFGEGQKPAVDLGLSVSRVGSKVQWPAIKQLSGSLRLEYVQYKELMRISKLKSSGQSEEAIQQLKGGEILGELLKQDKDSPVALEAQVFIFYALKKKVLYEMMIPEVKVFQQEILEFARKKDPDLVKTIREKRKLDDAINKGMDAVLDEYLKEIIAKRPKEDDETDGDQNVGVDALDAATTKKPEEAKAK